In Halobacteriovorax sp. HLS, one DNA window encodes the following:
- a CDS encoding Crp/Fnr family transcriptional regulator produces MNQLSGPLTLNLKRGDIICAEGENEYDLFIVHSGKILIFVTSGTKVTPLAHIEAGEYLGELSFFDKKSRSASAVCLEDTTVIKVPVEEVSNQFPDWLETLATSITARLRVADELLAKKGIRKKNVKTMPSLSIEEQREYYSYLQAYKSENGLIDKEE; encoded by the coding sequence ATGAATCAACTAAGTGGACCTTTAACATTAAATTTAAAACGAGGCGATATCATTTGCGCGGAAGGCGAAAATGAATATGACCTATTCATAGTTCACTCCGGAAAAATTTTAATCTTTGTGACTAGTGGTACTAAGGTGACACCCCTGGCGCACATAGAAGCAGGAGAATACTTAGGAGAACTTAGCTTCTTTGACAAAAAAAGTCGCAGTGCGAGCGCCGTTTGTCTCGAAGATACTACTGTCATAAAAGTTCCCGTTGAAGAAGTTTCCAATCAGTTTCCAGACTGGCTAGAAACTCTTGCCACAAGTATTACAGCAAGACTAAGAGTTGCCGATGAACTTCTCGCCAAAAAAGGAATTAGAAAGAAGAATGTTAAAACGATGCCTTCTCTATCTATCGAAGAACAAAGAGAATATTATTCATACTTGCAAGCTTATAAAAGTGAAAATGGATTAATTGATAAAGAAGAATAA
- a CDS encoding amidohydrolase family protein: protein MLPLYKIILCHILNPKSDKSCEFIKNGALVLKRSKDGYKVLEIGKEKSILPKYNAKRSIEVMDTLGKVCMPSFFDTHFHWVQDDVRLMPKKNLLQWLINYTWPYEAKFKDKGYSKDKAQKFANELVSVGTLGGACYASIHAHTADDALKYFVGDFVVGNVLMTMESPDYLTQTKKQAIALVKKQTEKFKNKYALTPRFAPTTHPDVMIESSKFAKKNKSFIQTHLSETTNEIEYVLGLYSKIKGYEKIKTYTDIYKKAKMLGPKTIMGHGIYLSDAELKTLSNTKTSIAHCPTSNAPVKQLGLGSGLFNFKKAEKYKIHWSLASDIGGGPFVSMFDVMQSFVSQNAKAKVSGATYTKALFRATVAGAQALKLSKTHGSLDSGKFANFILVNAPKNLGDKSEEVLSQIISKNKNKRASYDNMVEQTFYKGECVFIR, encoded by the coding sequence TTGTTGCCATTATATAAAATTATTCTTTGTCATATTTTAAATCCTAAATCTGATAAGTCATGTGAATTTATTAAAAATGGAGCACTTGTCTTAAAAAGGTCGAAAGATGGCTACAAAGTTCTAGAAATTGGTAAGGAAAAATCAATACTTCCAAAATATAACGCTAAAAGATCAATTGAAGTTATGGATACATTAGGCAAGGTCTGTATGCCAAGCTTCTTTGACACACACTTTCATTGGGTGCAGGACGATGTGAGGCTAATGCCTAAGAAGAATCTACTACAATGGCTTATAAACTACACATGGCCTTATGAGGCCAAGTTTAAGGATAAGGGCTACTCAAAGGATAAGGCACAAAAATTTGCTAATGAGCTGGTTTCTGTTGGAACTCTGGGAGGAGCTTGCTATGCGTCAATACATGCTCATACTGCAGATGATGCATTAAAGTATTTTGTAGGAGATTTCGTTGTTGGGAATGTTCTGATGACAATGGAGTCACCGGACTACTTAACACAGACGAAGAAGCAGGCCATCGCTCTAGTTAAGAAGCAAACTGAAAAATTTAAAAATAAGTATGCTCTTACTCCTCGATTTGCACCTACAACTCATCCTGATGTTATGATTGAGAGTTCTAAATTTGCTAAGAAGAATAAGTCATTTATTCAAACTCATTTAAGTGAAACCACAAATGAAATTGAGTATGTACTAGGTCTTTATTCTAAGATTAAAGGCTATGAAAAAATTAAAACTTACACAGATATTTATAAGAAGGCCAAAATGCTCGGTCCTAAGACAATCATGGGACATGGGATCTATTTAAGTGATGCTGAGTTAAAGACTTTATCTAATACAAAGACTTCTATTGCTCATTGTCCTACTTCTAATGCTCCTGTTAAGCAACTTGGACTTGGTTCGGGACTTTTTAATTTTAAAAAGGCAGAGAAGTATAAGATTCACTGGTCTTTAGCTAGTGACATTGGTGGTGGCCCATTCGTTTCTATGTTTGATGTAATGCAATCATTTGTTTCTCAAAATGCGAAAGCAAAGGTCTCTGGCGCCACATATACTAAGGCCCTATTTAGAGCGACAGTTGCTGGCGCTCAGGCCTTAAAGTTGTCAAAAACTCACGGATCACTGGATTCTGGAAAGTTTGCAAACTTTATCTTAGTTAATGCACCTAAGAATCTAGGTGATAAGAGTGAAGAAGTTCTCTCTCAGATCATTTCTAAGAATAAGAATAAGCGCGCAAGCTACGATAATATGGTGGAGCAAACTTTTTATAAAGGTGAGTGTGTTTTTATACGTTAA
- a CDS encoding peptidase U32 family protein — MKIISPVDTIEQAMVLKENQVKEVIVGHMLFSRFGKVSPNRYNEFTAQLKEMGFRVIFDWDILMTETIFNQRIDQIAQVDFSNIDAVRVQDAGALNWIKNNKNLAIQLVLENGNHNLIGIKKWIELAGNNLERVVLSIELPKNILKEYIQEINIPIEFLAFGRILLFYTPRSLVSPFILNNEKEQKVSNQSYIELAGSSEESPHKGFPIVENIHGTFMFNTKDHYLCEHIEELMDIGIDTVRIDLRHVPFSELVSLTTKQLNNPCDENARNLKEAYPGTIIRGFYHVNKSDILFKKLKNQITQRTDKCYIGEVLDVKKKKHIAIMVKSRDLGVEQGSVLILKTPDGKVKEILIDYLLNSKHEQITKASTNEICFIKHVSGVSVKTAVYLKE; from the coding sequence ATGAAGATAATTAGTCCTGTTGATACGATTGAACAAGCTATGGTTTTAAAAGAAAACCAAGTTAAAGAAGTTATTGTTGGTCATATGTTATTTTCTCGTTTTGGAAAAGTTTCTCCAAACCGATACAATGAATTTACGGCCCAATTAAAAGAGATGGGTTTTAGAGTCATTTTTGATTGGGATATCTTAATGACTGAAACTATCTTTAATCAAAGAATTGATCAGATTGCACAAGTCGATTTCTCTAATATTGATGCTGTAAGAGTTCAAGATGCAGGTGCCTTGAATTGGATTAAGAATAATAAGAATTTAGCAATACAGTTAGTTCTGGAAAATGGAAATCATAACCTCATTGGAATCAAGAAGTGGATTGAGCTGGCAGGAAATAATCTTGAAAGAGTCGTTCTATCAATTGAACTTCCTAAGAATATTCTAAAAGAGTATATTCAAGAAATTAATATTCCGATAGAGTTTCTAGCATTTGGAAGAATTTTACTTTTCTATACGCCAAGAAGTCTTGTGTCTCCCTTTATTTTAAATAATGAAAAAGAGCAAAAGGTTTCTAATCAAAGCTATATCGAATTAGCAGGATCAAGTGAAGAGAGTCCACATAAAGGGTTTCCAATTGTAGAGAATATTCATGGAACTTTTATGTTTAATACTAAAGACCACTATCTTTGTGAACATATAGAAGAACTCATGGATATTGGAATTGATACTGTTAGAATTGACCTTCGGCATGTGCCTTTTTCAGAGCTTGTTTCACTAACTACCAAACAACTAAACAACCCTTGCGATGAAAATGCTCGTAATCTAAAAGAAGCATATCCTGGGACCATTATTCGTGGCTTCTACCATGTTAATAAATCGGATATTCTTTTTAAGAAACTTAAAAACCAAATAACTCAAAGAACTGATAAGTGTTATATCGGTGAAGTTCTCGATGTTAAAAAGAAGAAGCATATTGCAATTATGGTCAAGAGTAGAGATCTTGGAGTTGAACAAGGTTCAGTACTTATTCTCAAAACACCCGATGGTAAAGTCAAAGAGATTTTAATAGATTATCTTTTAAACTCTAAGCATGAACAAATAACAAAGGCATCTACTAATGAAATTTGTTTTATTAAACATGTCTCTGGTGTGAGTGTGAAGACAGCTGTTTATTTAAAAGAGTAA
- a CDS encoding U32 family peptidase produces MTHWVPELLAPAGSLEKLKVAVLYGADAVYLGGQKFGLRTAADNFTYAELEEGVEFAHERGAQVYVVLNSFLHDSDLEELPEFLSYIEKIKVDAVIVSDLGVVETVAQNCSIDIHLSTQASCLNSQAALLWKEMGVTRIVLGREVSVAEAAKIKEVSGLEVEMFIHGSMCMAYSGNCVISNFTQGRDSNRGGCAHSCRFEYSLDFSNIDSATHEQKNAYFMSSKDLEGIRVLPEFIKGKIDSLKVEGRMKSPHYAGTISKVYSSALKYYREHGHVLSEQMLEWERELRKITHREYTQASLIKPADATSIYSDREHEQGDYTIAGVVLEVVENDFLLVEVRSAFEEGDDLELVPFDRDSVAFKADFLIETDGERTNRSRPGILLKIPYVEGAKQWNLLRSRDSR; encoded by the coding sequence ATGACACACTGGGTCCCTGAATTACTTGCTCCAGCTGGTTCGCTCGAAAAACTGAAAGTCGCCGTTTTGTATGGTGCTGATGCCGTATACCTTGGAGGACAAAAATTTGGTCTTCGTACTGCTGCTGATAATTTCACTTATGCTGAATTAGAAGAAGGAGTAGAATTTGCTCACGAAAGAGGCGCTCAGGTTTACGTGGTTCTCAATAGTTTCTTACATGATAGTGATCTAGAAGAGTTGCCAGAATTTCTTTCTTATATTGAGAAAATAAAAGTGGACGCCGTAATTGTTTCTGATCTTGGTGTGGTTGAAACAGTTGCCCAAAACTGTTCTATCGATATTCACTTATCTACTCAGGCAAGTTGTTTAAATTCTCAGGCCGCACTTCTATGGAAAGAGATGGGTGTCACTAGAATCGTCCTGGGTCGAGAAGTTTCTGTTGCTGAGGCAGCAAAGATTAAAGAAGTCAGTGGGCTTGAAGTGGAAATGTTCATTCATGGTTCCATGTGTATGGCCTATTCTGGAAACTGTGTCATTTCAAATTTTACGCAGGGTAGAGATAGTAATCGTGGAGGTTGTGCTCATAGTTGTCGCTTTGAATACTCACTTGATTTTTCAAATATTGACAGTGCGACTCATGAACAGAAGAATGCATACTTTATGAGTTCAAAAGATTTAGAGGGAATAAGAGTTCTTCCAGAGTTTATTAAAGGAAAGATTGACTCTTTGAAAGTCGAGGGGCGTATGAAAAGCCCTCACTATGCAGGGACTATAAGTAAGGTTTACTCTAGTGCTCTAAAATATTACCGTGAGCATGGCCACGTCCTTTCAGAACAAATGCTTGAATGGGAAAGAGAGCTTCGAAAAATCACTCATCGTGAGTACACCCAAGCGAGTCTTATTAAGCCCGCTGATGCGACTTCCATCTATTCTGATCGAGAGCATGAGCAAGGCGACTATACCATCGCAGGAGTCGTTTTAGAGGTTGTTGAGAATGATTTTCTTCTAGTCGAAGTAAGAAGTGCCTTTGAGGAAGGGGATGATCTAGAGCTAGTTCCTTTTGATAGAGATAGTGTCGCTTTTAAGGCAGACTTCTTAATTGAGACGGATGGAGAAAGAACGAATCGTTCACGACCAGGAATATTGCTTAAGATTCCTTATGTTGAAGGGGCAAAGCAGTGGAACCTCTTAAGATCGAGGGATTCTAGATGA
- a CDS encoding helix-turn-helix transcriptional regulator, with amino-acid sequence MRCFENIAKLIRTKRINHPKGYSQSELSHLLGYKNGQFISNVERALCNIPLKMLKKVCEVLDINSLELKEAILKDHDQTLDNYLKLEGASEMMPNSVKRASEVSVAL; translated from the coding sequence ATGCGCTGCTTTGAAAACATTGCCAAATTAATCAGAACTAAGAGAATCAATCACCCAAAGGGTTACTCTCAATCTGAACTTTCACACTTACTTGGTTACAAAAATGGACAGTTTATTTCTAACGTAGAAAGAGCTCTTTGTAACATCCCTCTTAAAATGCTTAAGAAGGTTTGTGAAGTTCTAGACATTAACTCTTTAGAGTTAAAAGAAGCGATCTTAAAAGATCATGATCAAACTTTAGATAATTACTTAAAGCTTGAAGGTGCTTCGGAAATGATGCCTAACTCTGTAAAGAGAGCGTCAGAAGTAAGTGTTGCTCTTTAA
- a CDS encoding malate dehydrogenase has translation MTTKRVRVAVTGAAGQIGYAILFRIASGQMFGTDTEVELNLLELPQALGALEGVKMELDDCAFPLLKNIVCTDKMEEAFSGCNWILAIGAVPRKDGMERADLLKVNGGIFGPLGKAMAAHGADDCKLFVVGNPCNTNCLIAMENSGLPKDRFFAMTTLDENRAKTQLAMKAGVDVTEVKNMTIWGNHSATQYPDFYNTTISGKPAAEVITDSDWLSGEFISTVQKRGAAIIKARGASSAASAANACVQGVYNLTHDTAPGETFSMCLSSTGQYGVDEGLIFSFPCRVEGGKLIVVESVKHNDFGSEKFASTLEELRAEKKSVAEMKLI, from the coding sequence ATGACAACTAAACGCGTTAGAGTGGCCGTAACAGGTGCAGCAGGACAAATTGGTTATGCAATTTTATTTAGAATTGCATCGGGACAAATGTTTGGAACAGATACAGAGGTCGAACTGAATCTATTAGAACTTCCTCAAGCTCTTGGAGCACTTGAGGGTGTAAAAATGGAATTAGACGATTGTGCTTTTCCATTATTAAAGAATATTGTTTGTACTGATAAAATGGAAGAGGCCTTCAGTGGTTGTAATTGGATCTTGGCCATTGGTGCAGTTCCAAGAAAAGATGGAATGGAAAGAGCAGATCTTCTTAAAGTAAATGGTGGAATTTTTGGACCACTTGGAAAAGCAATGGCCGCACATGGTGCAGACGATTGTAAATTATTTGTTGTAGGTAACCCTTGTAATACAAACTGCTTAATCGCAATGGAAAATTCTGGACTACCGAAAGATAGATTCTTTGCAATGACTACTTTAGATGAGAATAGAGCGAAAACTCAACTTGCTATGAAAGCAGGGGTTGATGTTACTGAAGTTAAAAATATGACTATCTGGGGAAATCACTCCGCTACTCAATATCCAGATTTTTACAACACAACTATTTCTGGAAAACCAGCTGCAGAAGTAATTACTGATAGCGATTGGTTAAGTGGAGAGTTTATTTCTACTGTTCAAAAAAGAGGGGCTGCAATTATTAAAGCTCGTGGAGCAAGTTCTGCTGCGTCTGCTGCAAATGCTTGTGTTCAGGGTGTTTATAATCTAACACACGACACAGCTCCTGGTGAGACATTTTCAATGTGTCTATCTTCAACAGGTCAGTATGGCGTAGATGAAGGTCTTATCTTCTCTTTCCCATGTAGAGTTGAAGGCGGGAAGTTAATTGTAGTTGAATCTGTTAAGCACAATGATTTTGGTTCTGAAAAATTTGCTAGTACACTTGAAGAGTTACGTGCAGAGAAGAAATCAGTTGCCGAAATGAAACTGATCTAG